The Urbifossiella limnaea genome has a window encoding:
- a CDS encoding neutral/alkaline non-lysosomal ceramidase N-terminal domain-containing protein — protein sequence MRRPVLLALAAALVPAAAAAQPPALKVGVAKADITPAHPIRLNGFGSRRAESDGVYQKLWARGLAVHDGTAPVVLLTVDVLGIPADVHDELARRLAKKAGLPKERLSVTATHTHTGPMLTGANPTLFGVPIPNAHQANIDKYTPVFLDKLEEAALAALADLKPGRLEWGVGSATFAMNRRTRGGPTDHDLPVLVVRDAAGAVRAVYLGYACHAVTLSHNRLGGDWPGYAAAAVEDDHPGAVALVAVGCGADQNPTSGVTGENLEAARVQGREIAAEVRRLLTAPLTRVSGPITARVATLDLPLAALPTRAEWEEKAKRADAVGHHARVNLARLDRGEKLPTSVPYPVQTWAFADGLAMVHLPGEVVVDYSRRLKGELDGRRLWVTAYANHAPCYIPSERVLKEGGYEGGGAMIYYDQPVPFRPGLEDRIVGAVTEQLKAFAAKVDPAKNGGSRPLSPHQSLARIHAAAGLKVELAAAEPLVADPVAVAFGPDGKVWVAEMADYPTGRTDGKFDPGGRVVVLEDRDRDGVLDTSTVFLDNLPFPTGLLPWRGGVLVCAAPDILFAADTTGDGKADVVTKLYSGFGTQNYQARVNSLQYGLDGWVHGSCGLFGGAIVSHKTGKTHALGDRDFRIKPDTGELEPATGRTQQGRVRDDAGNWFGCDNSTLLKHYTLADHELARNPAVAYPSGTAVLVGGDRLFPLAAGTRYALSGPPNSVTAACGLGVYRDDLLGGNFTGNAFTCEPVNLLVHRRVLTPAGANFTAARAPEDAAGEFLASSDPWFRPVHATTGPDGALWVADMYRFLIEHPKFLPDAERAKVDPRAGAGLGRLYRVRPEAGPLGPWVRVRELATPALVAALDSPNGVQRDGAMMELIWNADPAAVAPLEALLATGSRPLARLHALCTLDALGKLSPAALAGALADADPTVRRHAARAAESRLADPAIAAAVANLAADPDVPVRVQAAYSLGVWRDAKAGAVLARLALDAKGDPYLTAAAVSSLTADNLPSFAAALFAAAGPDGPPPPLVRDLFATAAAAGDGAALPGLLDAATKSADGTYRTWQLTAATGALDALARRGRSWEKLPEPTRAALAPLVASARVTIDAPASTEAELLAAAPLLGRDPAARRDDLARLAAQLAATRPAAVQQAALAALARQTDDAVPAALVAAWPGATPTLRGRLLDTLLGRPAWAPALLDAVEKGTIPAGLIDAGRRQRLAGHPDAAVRERAAKRFAGASDPDRAKVVEAARPALALAGDRDRGKAVFARACAACHALGGVGSAVGPDLAALANKSPLYLLTEILDPNRNVDSRFVEYRAETADGRTVAGLLAAETAAAVTLRGQQGKDDTILRADLVALRGTAKSLMPEGLEKDLPPRDLADLLAYLTTTDAPPKRLAGNTPAEVTVRDGSAALRTSAAFVYGGAITFEAEFGNLGYWHGEADHAVWHVRNPAASAFDVYLDYACAPDSAGNALVLDAGDAVLRGKVASTGGWARYRTVKLGTLNLPAGAARVTVRPDGPVRGALLDLRTVYLVPPGQTPVAGKAASPADELRALTADLKAGDAAEEYRRIPRVFTVTLAAGKANDAATLRALLDAALPKVGDPLRDWQAVALGGGVVNGLSQVGVWPAARVAELTKDDAALAARWKAVLPRAHAMADDEKLPPGTRYDALRLVALDGWDAARPRLTKYLAKAAHAELQMGAVSGLADVNHADVGPLLVKALPDLTAGNRALAVAALLRTTDRAAALLSGVEAGSVPAAWLTVAQKEALRRHPDEAVRTRAVRALGP from the coding sequence ATGCGTCGGCCCGTTCTCCTCGCCCTCGCCGCCGCCCTCGTCCCCGCCGCGGCCGCCGCGCAGCCGCCCGCGCTCAAGGTCGGCGTCGCCAAGGCGGACATCACCCCGGCGCACCCGATCCGCCTGAACGGGTTCGGCAGCCGGCGCGCCGAGTCGGACGGCGTGTACCAGAAGCTGTGGGCGCGGGGGCTCGCCGTCCACGACGGCACGGCGCCGGTCGTCCTCCTTACCGTGGACGTGCTCGGCATCCCCGCCGACGTCCACGACGAACTCGCCCGCCGGCTGGCGAAGAAGGCCGGGCTGCCGAAGGAGCGGCTGTCCGTCACCGCCACCCACACGCACACCGGGCCGATGCTCACCGGCGCGAACCCCACGCTGTTCGGCGTCCCCATCCCGAACGCGCACCAGGCGAACATCGACAAGTACACGCCTGTGTTCCTCGACAAGCTCGAAGAAGCCGCGCTCGCGGCGCTGGCCGACCTGAAGCCCGGCCGCCTGGAGTGGGGCGTCGGCTCGGCGACGTTCGCGATGAACCGTCGCACCCGCGGCGGGCCGACCGACCACGACCTTCCGGTGCTCGTTGTCCGCGACGCGGCCGGGGCCGTGCGCGCCGTTTACCTCGGCTACGCCTGCCACGCCGTCACCCTGTCGCACAACCGCCTCGGCGGCGACTGGCCGGGGTACGCCGCGGCGGCGGTCGAGGACGACCACCCCGGCGCCGTCGCGCTCGTCGCCGTCGGCTGCGGGGCCGACCAGAACCCGACCTCCGGCGTGACCGGCGAGAACCTCGAAGCGGCGCGCGTGCAGGGCCGCGAGATCGCCGCCGAGGTCCGCCGCCTCCTCACCGCGCCGCTGACGCGCGTGAGCGGCCCGATCACCGCGCGCGTGGCGACGCTCGACCTGCCGCTCGCCGCGCTCCCTACCCGCGCGGAGTGGGAGGAGAAGGCGAAGCGCGCCGACGCCGTCGGCCACCACGCTCGCGTGAACCTGGCCCGCCTCGACCGCGGGGAGAAACTGCCGACTTCCGTCCCGTACCCGGTCCAGACGTGGGCCTTCGCCGATGGGCTGGCGATGGTTCACCTCCCGGGCGAGGTGGTGGTCGACTATTCGCGCAGGCTCAAGGGCGAACTCGACGGCCGCCGCCTGTGGGTGACCGCCTACGCGAACCACGCCCCGTGCTACATCCCGAGCGAGCGCGTGCTGAAGGAGGGCGGCTACGAGGGCGGCGGGGCGATGATCTACTACGACCAGCCGGTGCCGTTCCGGCCGGGCCTCGAAGACCGCATCGTCGGCGCCGTGACGGAGCAGCTGAAGGCGTTCGCGGCGAAGGTCGATCCCGCGAAGAACGGCGGGTCGCGGCCGCTGTCGCCGCACCAGTCGCTCGCCCGCATCCACGCCGCGGCCGGGCTGAAGGTCGAACTCGCCGCCGCCGAGCCGCTCGTCGCCGACCCGGTGGCCGTGGCCTTCGGGCCGGACGGGAAGGTGTGGGTGGCCGAGATGGCCGACTACCCGACCGGCCGCACCGACGGCAAGTTCGACCCCGGCGGCCGCGTCGTCGTTCTGGAAGACCGCGACCGCGACGGCGTGCTCGACACCTCGACCGTGTTCCTCGACAACCTCCCCTTCCCGACCGGGCTGCTGCCGTGGCGCGGCGGCGTGCTGGTGTGCGCCGCCCCGGACATCCTCTTCGCCGCGGACACGACCGGCGACGGCAAGGCGGACGTGGTGACGAAGCTGTACTCGGGCTTCGGCACGCAGAACTACCAGGCCCGGGTGAACAGCTTGCAGTACGGCCTCGACGGCTGGGTCCACGGCTCGTGCGGCCTGTTCGGCGGCGCGATCGTGAGCCACAAGACGGGGAAGACCCACGCCCTCGGCGACCGCGACTTCCGCATCAAGCCCGACACCGGCGAGCTGGAGCCGGCGACCGGCCGGACGCAGCAGGGCCGCGTCCGCGACGACGCCGGCAACTGGTTCGGCTGCGACAACAGCACGCTCCTGAAGCACTACACCCTCGCCGACCACGAGTTGGCGCGGAACCCGGCTGTGGCGTACCCGAGCGGCACCGCGGTGCTGGTCGGCGGCGACCGGCTGTTCCCGCTCGCCGCCGGCACGCGCTACGCCCTGTCCGGCCCGCCGAACTCGGTCACCGCCGCGTGCGGGCTCGGCGTCTACCGCGACGACCTGCTCGGCGGCAATTTCACCGGCAACGCCTTCACCTGCGAGCCGGTGAACCTCCTCGTCCACCGCCGCGTGCTGACGCCGGCCGGCGCCAACTTCACGGCGGCGCGGGCCCCCGAGGACGCGGCCGGCGAGTTCCTGGCGTCGTCCGACCCGTGGTTCCGCCCGGTCCACGCCACGACCGGCCCCGACGGCGCGCTGTGGGTCGCCGACATGTACCGGTTCCTGATCGAGCACCCGAAGTTCCTGCCCGACGCGGAGCGCGCGAAGGTCGACCCGCGCGCCGGGGCCGGGCTCGGCCGCCTCTACCGCGTGCGGCCCGAAGCCGGCCCGCTCGGCCCGTGGGTGCGCGTCCGCGAGCTGGCCACGCCGGCTCTCGTGGCGGCGCTCGACAGCCCGAACGGCGTCCAGCGCGACGGCGCAATGATGGAGCTGATCTGGAACGCCGACCCGGCGGCGGTCGCGCCGCTCGAAGCGCTGCTGGCGACGGGATCGCGCCCGCTCGCTCGATTGCACGCGCTCTGCACCCTCGACGCGCTCGGGAAGCTCTCACCCGCCGCGCTCGCGGGGGCACTCGCCGACGCCGACCCGACAGTCCGCCGCCACGCGGCCCGCGCGGCCGAGTCGCGCCTGGCCGACCCCGCGATCGCCGCGGCCGTGGCGAATCTGGCTGCCGACCCCGACGTGCCGGTGCGGGTGCAGGCGGCGTATTCCCTCGGCGTATGGCGCGACGCGAAGGCCGGCGCGGTGCTGGCGCGGCTCGCGCTCGACGCGAAGGGCGACCCGTACCTGACGGCCGCGGCGGTGAGCAGTCTGACGGCCGATAACTTGCCGTCGTTTGCCGCCGCGCTGTTCGCTGCCGCCGGGCCAGACGGGCCGCCCCCGCCGCTCGTCCGCGACCTGTTCGCCACCGCCGCCGCTGCCGGCGACGGGGCCGCGCTGCCGGGCCTGCTCGACGCCGCGACGAAGTCCGCCGACGGGACGTACCGGACGTGGCAGCTCACCGCAGCGACCGGCGCGCTCGACGCCCTCGCCCGCCGCGGTCGGTCGTGGGAGAAGCTGCCGGAGCCGACGCGGGCGGCGCTCGCCCCGCTGGTCGCGTCGGCCCGTGTCACGATCGACGCGCCCGCTTCAACGGAGGCCGAGCTTCTCGCCGCCGCCCCGCTCCTCGGCCGCGACCCGGCGGCGCGCCGCGACGACCTCGCCCGCCTCGCGGCGCAGCTGGCCGCGACACGCCCCGCCGCCGTACAGCAGGCCGCGCTCGCCGCCCTCGCCCGCCAGACGGACGACGCCGTTCCCGCCGCCCTCGTCGCCGCCTGGCCCGGGGCGACGCCCACCCTCCGCGGCCGCCTTCTCGACACGCTCCTCGGCCGCCCGGCGTGGGCGCCGGCGCTCCTCGACGCCGTCGAGAAGGGAACGATTCCCGCCGGCCTGATCGACGCCGGCCGCCGCCAGCGGCTCGCCGGCCACCCCGACGCGGCGGTGCGGGAGCGCGCGGCGAAGCGGTTCGCGGGCGCGTCCGACCCGGACCGGGCGAAGGTGGTCGAGGCCGCGCGCCCGGCGCTCGCGCTGGCCGGCGACCGCGACCGCGGCAAGGCCGTGTTCGCCCGCGCCTGCGCCGCCTGTCACGCGCTCGGCGGCGTCGGCAGCGCCGTCGGCCCGGACCTCGCCGCGCTGGCGAACAAGAGCCCGCTCTACCTCCTGACCGAAATTCTCGACCCCAACCGGAACGTCGATTCGCGGTTCGTGGAGTACCGCGCCGAGACGGCCGACGGTCGAACCGTCGCGGGGCTCCTCGCGGCCGAGACGGCGGCGGCGGTCACGCTCCGCGGCCAGCAGGGGAAGGACGACACGATCCTGCGTGCCGACCTCGTCGCGCTCCGCGGCACGGCCAAGTCGCTGATGCCCGAGGGGCTCGAAAAGGACCTGCCGCCGCGCGACCTCGCCGACCTGCTCGCCTACCTCACGACCACCGACGCGCCGCCGAAGCGGCTTGCCGGCAACACTCCGGCGGAGGTGACGGTCCGCGACGGGTCGGCGGCGCTGCGGACGAGTGCGGCGTTCGTGTACGGCGGGGCGATCACGTTCGAGGCGGAGTTCGGCAACCTCGGCTACTGGCACGGCGAGGCCGACCACGCCGTGTGGCACGTCCGCAACCCCGCCGCGTCCGCGTTCGACGTGTACCTCGACTACGCCTGCGCGCCCGACTCCGCCGGCAACGCCCTTGTGCTCGACGCCGGCGACGCGGTGCTCCGCGGCAAGGTCGCGTCCACCGGCGGGTGGGCCCGCTACCGCACGGTGAAGCTCGGCACGCTGAACCTTCCGGCCGGCGCCGCCCGCGTCACCGTCCGCCCCGACGGCCCCGTCCGCGGCGCGCTGCTCGACCTGCGGACGGTCTACCTCGTGCCGCCGGGGCAAACCCCGGTCGCGGGGAAGGCCGCTTCCCCCGCGGACGAGCTGCGGGCGCTCACCGCCGACCTGAAGGCCGGCGACGCGGCCGAGGAGTACCGCCGCATCCCGCGCGTCTTCACCGTGACGCTCGCCGCCGGCAAGGCGAACGACGCCGCAACCCTGCGCGCCCTCCTCGACGCGGCGCTGCCGAAGGTGGGCGACCCGCTCCGCGACTGGCAGGCGGTCGCGCTCGGCGGTGGTGTGGTGAACGGCCTGAGTCAGGTGGGCGTGTGGCCCGCGGCGCGCGTCGCCGAGCTGACGAAGGACGACGCCGCGCTCGCGGCCCGCTGGAAGGCGGTGCTGCCGCGGGCGCACGCGATGGCCGACGACGAGAAGTTGCCGCCCGGCACCCGCTACGACGCCCTCCGCCTCGTCGCCCTCGACGGCTGGGACGCCGCCCGCCCGCGCCTCACGAAGTATTTGGCGAAGGCGGCGCACGCCGAGTTGCAGATGGGCGCGGTGAGCGGCCTCGCGGACGTGAACCACGCCGACGTTGGTCCGCTGCTGGTGAAGGCGCTCCCGGACCTGACCGCCGGGAACCGCGCCCTCGCGGTGGCCGCGCTGCTGCGGACGACCGACCGCGCGGCCGCGCTGCTGTCGGGCGTGGAGGCGGGGTCGGTGCCGGCGGCGTGGCTCACGGTGGCGCAGAAGGAAGCGTTGCGGCGGCACCCGGACGAGGCGGTCCGCACCCGGGCGGTGCGGGCGCTCGGCCCGTGA
- a CDS encoding amidohydrolase family protein has translation MNRRDFLAASAAATASPVLAQPERQPVTPAPAFPIVDTHQHLWDLQRFKLAWFNPATPEGKILGHNFLSPQYAEATRGVGVVKAVYMEVDVVPEQQQQEADFIVALCEARNTPTCAAVVSGRPNADGFAAYARQFRGHRYVKGIRQVLHVAGVNAAYFLDEKFVAGIKLLGELGLSFDLCVRPEELPDHIKLVDQCPNTRFILDHCGNGKLTHTMAERDRWRRDMAEMGKRKNVVGKVSGFIASAPARGKWTLDDLAPIVNHTLEVFGPDRVMFGGDWPVCLLGVEKYSDWAGALKAIVADRLADQQRKLFHDNAVRVYGI, from the coding sequence ATGAACCGCCGCGACTTCCTGGCCGCCTCCGCGGCCGCCACCGCCTCCCCCGTCCTCGCCCAGCCGGAGCGCCAACCCGTGACCCCCGCACCCGCCTTCCCGATCGTCGACACCCACCAGCACCTGTGGGACTTGCAGCGGTTCAAGCTCGCGTGGTTCAACCCCGCCACGCCCGAGGGGAAGATTCTCGGCCACAACTTCCTGTCGCCGCAGTACGCCGAGGCCACCCGCGGCGTCGGCGTCGTGAAGGCGGTGTACATGGAGGTGGACGTGGTGCCCGAGCAGCAGCAGCAGGAGGCCGACTTCATCGTCGCGCTGTGCGAGGCCCGCAACACGCCGACGTGCGCCGCGGTCGTCAGCGGCCGGCCGAACGCCGACGGGTTCGCCGCCTACGCCCGCCAGTTCCGCGGCCACCGCTACGTGAAGGGGATCCGCCAGGTGCTGCACGTCGCCGGCGTGAACGCGGCGTACTTCCTCGACGAGAAGTTCGTGGCCGGCATCAAGCTGCTGGGCGAGCTGGGGCTGAGCTTCGACCTGTGCGTGCGGCCGGAGGAGTTGCCCGACCACATCAAGCTGGTGGACCAGTGCCCGAACACGCGGTTCATCCTGGACCACTGCGGCAACGGCAAGCTGACGCACACGATGGCCGAGCGCGACCGGTGGCGGCGCGACATGGCCGAGATGGGGAAGCGGAAGAACGTGGTGGGGAAGGTGAGCGGGTTCATCGCGTCGGCCCCGGCCCGCGGGAAGTGGACGCTGGACGACCTGGCGCCGATCGTGAACCACACGCTCGAAGTGTTCGGCCCCGACCGGGTGATGTTCGGCGGCGACTGGCCGGTGTGCCTGCTCGGCGTCGAGAAGTATTCCGACTGGGCGGGGGCGCTGAAGGCGATCGTCGCGGACCGGCTGGCGGACCAGCAGCGGAAGCTGTTCCACGACAACGCCGTGCGGGTCTACGGCATCTGA
- a CDS encoding NAD-dependent epimerase/dehydratase family protein has translation MITKRVLVTGSAGRVGRAAVRELAARGHHVVGFDLRPTPGIPAAQSVVGPLGEVEALRKAAAGVDCIIHLAATPDDARYPRGAAPDDGDNFLSELVPNNVIAPYQIMETCRVLNIPRVVLASTGQVIGGHLIEGTTPVTAAHPYKPRYLYAATKVFLEALGQVYAKEHGMQVLAVRLGWCPRDPGQVAEIAASELFQDVFFSPGDAGRFFAAAVEAANLPDYAVVHATSRHLHAPRYDLSDAGRLLGWQPRESWPTGASEFA, from the coding sequence ATGATCACCAAGCGCGTTCTCGTCACCGGCTCCGCCGGGCGCGTCGGCCGGGCCGCCGTCCGCGAGCTGGCCGCCCGCGGGCACCACGTCGTCGGCTTCGACCTCCGCCCGACCCCCGGCATTCCTGCGGCGCAGTCCGTCGTCGGGCCGCTCGGCGAGGTCGAGGCGCTGCGGAAGGCCGCGGCCGGCGTCGATTGCATCATCCACCTCGCCGCCACGCCCGACGACGCCCGCTACCCCCGCGGCGCAGCCCCAGACGACGGCGATAACTTCCTGTCGGAGCTCGTGCCGAACAACGTGATCGCCCCCTATCAGATCATGGAGACGTGCCGCGTTCTGAACATCCCGCGCGTCGTGCTCGCCAGCACGGGGCAGGTCATCGGCGGGCACCTGATCGAGGGGACCACGCCGGTCACGGCGGCGCACCCGTACAAGCCGCGCTACCTGTACGCGGCGACGAAGGTGTTCCTCGAAGCGCTCGGCCAGGTGTACGCGAAGGAGCACGGCATGCAGGTGCTGGCCGTGCGGCTGGGGTGGTGCCCGCGCGACCCGGGGCAGGTCGCCGAGATCGCCGCGTCGGAGCTGTTCCAGGACGTGTTCTTCAGCCCCGGCGACGCCGGCCGCTTCTTCGCCGCGGCAGTCGAGGCCGCGAACCTGCCGGACTACGCGGTCGTCCATGCGACCAGCCGGCACCTCCACGCCCCGCGGTACGACCTGAGCGACGCCGGGCGCCTGCTCGGGTGGCAGCCGCGCGAGAGCTGGCCGACGGGGGCGTCGGAGTTCGCGTGA
- the dusB gene encoding tRNA dihydrouridine synthase DusB, whose product MTQPDLPPPPAWYREPVAIGGIPMASRFNLAPLAGYTNLPFRLSVREIGGVGLCTSDLVNARAILEGLKKTQELLATAPAERPLFVQIFGSNADEMGRAAAWLVAHEKADGVDINMGCPVRKVVKTGGGSSMLCDTSGATVALVRRVVEAVTVPVTVKMRLGWDDDQLTAPFFAREFEQAGVAALTIHGRTREQGFSGGVNHDGIRRVVEAVQRIPVYGNGDVRSVADAARMIDETGCHGIALGRGALANPWVFRQFDRWVRTGDPGPRATYHERLDFMRLHLRRLIDWRGGEKYGCVQFRKVATWYTKALRMPKRTQAALVMLENLAQFEELVAPFAAEPPPGWSEYDAQQAHVAVPAGPISHW is encoded by the coding sequence ATGACGCAGCCCGACCTCCCGCCGCCGCCGGCCTGGTACCGCGAGCCCGTCGCCATCGGCGGCATCCCGATGGCGTCGCGGTTCAACCTCGCCCCGCTCGCCGGGTACACCAACCTGCCGTTCCGCCTGTCCGTCCGCGAGATCGGCGGCGTCGGCCTCTGCACCAGCGACCTCGTCAACGCCCGCGCCATCCTCGAAGGCCTGAAGAAGACTCAGGAACTGCTCGCCACCGCGCCCGCGGAGCGGCCGCTGTTCGTGCAAATCTTCGGCAGCAACGCCGACGAGATGGGCCGCGCCGCGGCGTGGCTCGTGGCCCACGAAAAGGCCGACGGCGTCGACATCAACATGGGCTGCCCGGTCCGCAAGGTCGTGAAGACCGGCGGCGGATCCAGCATGTTGTGCGACACCTCCGGCGCCACCGTCGCGCTGGTGCGCCGCGTCGTGGAGGCGGTGACGGTGCCGGTGACGGTGAAGATGCGGCTCGGCTGGGACGACGACCAACTCACGGCGCCGTTCTTTGCCCGCGAGTTCGAGCAGGCCGGCGTGGCAGCGCTCACCATCCACGGCCGGACGCGCGAGCAGGGGTTTAGCGGCGGCGTCAACCACGACGGCATCCGGCGCGTGGTGGAGGCGGTGCAGCGCATCCCGGTGTACGGCAACGGCGACGTGCGGAGCGTGGCCGACGCGGCGCGGATGATCGACGAGACGGGGTGTCACGGCATCGCGCTGGGCCGCGGGGCGCTGGCGAACCCGTGGGTGTTCCGCCAGTTCGACCGCTGGGTGCGGACCGGCGACCCCGGCCCCCGGGCGACGTACCACGAGCGGCTCGACTTCATGCGGCTCCACCTGCGCCGGCTGATCGACTGGCGCGGCGGCGAGAAGTACGGGTGCGTGCAGTTCCGCAAGGTGGCGACGTGGTACACGAAGGCGCTGCGGATGCCGAAGCGCACGCAGGCGGCGCTGGTGATGCTGGAGAACCTGGCGCAGTTCGAGGAGCTGGTGGCGCCGTTCGCGGCAGAGCCGCCGCCGGGGTGGAGCGAGTACGACGCGCAGCAGGCGCACGTCGCGGTGCCGGCCGGCCCCATCAGCCACTGGTGA
- a CDS encoding Gfo/Idh/MocA family oxidoreductase, with protein sequence MTRRVSRRRALAAAGYLLTGPAFSVTRAAGANDRLRVAGIGIGGKGSSDIDQAGREMEVVALCDIDDQRLDQKAATFPRAAKFFDYRTLFERAAGTFDAVVVSTADHHHAPAAMLAMRQRKHVYCQKPLTHTVEEARLLREAAARYKVCTQMGNQGSALNGLRRAVELVRGGIIGTVAEAHVWTNRPAQYWKQSPDITARPTEAPVPKHVHWEEWIGPAPMRPYAVAFAPRPAYHPHDWRGFWDFGTGALGDMACHTANMPFRALNLDAPESVVAQAGEINAETFPAWGHIQYKFPARNSQPAVTLHWYEGKRGTNKVLPPAELVSKVLRPGEQLTDSGSLLVGDKGILFSPSDYGNRWRIVPDALAMGRQLERPETIPAGATTDQGGAHDAYQKKEWADAIRAGRPEMAFSNFDYAGRLTEAMLLGNIAVRFAGTEIRWDAAKAAISNNEAANRLVRKEYRRGWDVVRGQ encoded by the coding sequence ATGACCCGCCGCGTCAGCCGCCGCCGCGCCCTCGCCGCCGCCGGCTACCTCCTCACCGGCCCCGCCTTCTCCGTCACCCGCGCCGCCGGGGCCAACGACCGCCTCCGCGTCGCCGGCATCGGCATCGGCGGCAAGGGTTCGTCCGACATCGACCAGGCCGGCCGCGAGATGGAGGTCGTCGCCCTCTGCGACATCGACGACCAGCGGCTCGACCAGAAGGCCGCCACCTTCCCGCGGGCCGCGAAGTTCTTCGACTACCGCACCCTGTTCGAGCGCGCCGCCGGCACCTTCGACGCCGTCGTCGTGTCCACCGCCGACCACCACCACGCCCCGGCCGCGATGCTGGCCATGCGGCAGCGCAAGCACGTCTACTGCCAGAAGCCGCTGACCCACACCGTCGAGGAGGCGCGCCTCCTGCGCGAGGCCGCGGCGCGCTACAAGGTGTGCACCCAGATGGGGAACCAGGGCTCGGCGCTGAACGGCCTCCGCCGCGCCGTCGAGCTGGTCCGCGGCGGCATCATCGGTACCGTGGCCGAGGCGCACGTCTGGACGAACCGCCCGGCGCAGTACTGGAAGCAGTCGCCGGACATCACGGCGCGGCCGACGGAGGCGCCGGTGCCGAAGCACGTCCACTGGGAGGAGTGGATCGGGCCGGCGCCGATGCGGCCGTACGCGGTGGCGTTCGCCCCGCGGCCGGCGTACCACCCGCACGACTGGCGCGGGTTCTGGGACTTCGGCACCGGCGCCCTCGGCGACATGGCCTGCCACACGGCGAACATGCCGTTCCGCGCCCTGAACCTGGACGCCCCCGAGTCGGTGGTCGCGCAGGCCGGCGAGATCAACGCCGAGACGTTCCCCGCGTGGGGCCACATCCAGTACAAGTTCCCAGCCCGCAACTCGCAGCCGGCGGTGACGCTCCACTGGTACGAGGGGAAGCGCGGCACGAACAAGGTGCTGCCGCCGGCCGAGCTGGTGTCGAAGGTGCTGCGGCCCGGCGAGCAGCTGACCGACAGCGGCTCGCTCCTGGTCGGCGACAAGGGCATCCTGTTCAGCCCGAGCGACTACGGCAACCGCTGGCGGATCGTGCCCGACGCGCTGGCGATGGGCCGACAGCTGGAGCGCCCCGAGACGATTCCCGCGGGCGCGACGACCGACCAGGGCGGCGCCCACGACGCCTACCAGAAGAAGGAGTGGGCCGACGCCATCCGGGCGGGCCGTCCCGAGATGGCGTTCAGCAACTTCGACTACGCCGGCCGGCTGACGGAGGCGATGCTGCTGGGGAACATCGCGGTGCGGTTCGCCGGCACCGAGATCCGCTGGGACGCGGCGAAGGCGGCGATCAGCAACAACGAGGCGGCGAACCGGCTGGTACGGAAGGAGTACCGCCGCGGCTGGGACGTGGTACGGGGCCAATGA
- the hisG gene encoding ATP phosphoribosyltransferase gives MSNQLKLGLPAGSLQDATAELFRKAGYKVTFASRSYYPTIDDPDIHCTLIRAQEMARYVRDGSLDCGLTGHDWVVENDAEKDVVELAELVFSKVSRRPVRWVLAVPNDSPIQTPKDLQGKRIATEVVNITRKWLASHGVTASVEFSWGATEVKPPKLADAIVEVTETGSSLKANNLRIVADLLTSTTRFIANPAAAADPWKRQKMDDLVLMLKGAMAAEGKVGLMMNVPREKQAAVVALLPGHKPTLSALSDPEWVDVLVILTENEVRQLIPSLKRAGACGIVEFPLNKVID, from the coding sequence ATGAGCAACCAACTGAAGCTGGGTCTCCCCGCCGGCTCCCTCCAGGACGCCACCGCCGAGCTGTTCCGCAAGGCCGGCTACAAGGTCACGTTCGCCAGCCGTAGCTACTACCCCACGATCGACGACCCGGACATCCACTGCACCCTCATCCGCGCCCAGGAGATGGCCCGGTACGTCCGCGACGGGTCGCTCGACTGCGGCCTCACCGGGCACGACTGGGTCGTCGAGAACGACGCCGAGAAGGACGTGGTCGAGCTGGCAGAGCTGGTGTTCAGCAAGGTCAGCCGGCGGCCGGTGCGCTGGGTGCTGGCCGTGCCGAACGACTCGCCGATCCAGACGCCGAAGGACCTGCAGGGGAAGCGGATCGCCACCGAGGTGGTGAACATCACCCGCAAGTGGCTCGCCTCGCACGGCGTGACGGCGAGCGTGGAGTTCAGCTGGGGCGCCACCGAGGTGAAGCCGCCGAAGCTGGCCGACGCCATCGTCGAGGTGACGGAGACGGGCAGCAGCCTGAAGGCGAACAACCTCCGCATCGTGGCCGACCTGCTGACGAGCACGACGCGGTTCATCGCCAACCCGGCCGCCGCCGCCGACCCGTGGAAGCGGCAGAAGATGGACGACCTGGTGCTGATGCTGAAGGGGGCGATGGCGGCGGAGGGGAAGGTCGGGCTGATGATGAACGTGCCGCGCGAGAAGCAGGCCGCCGTGGTGGCGCTGCTGCCGGGGCACAAGCCGACGCTCTCGGCGCTGTCCGACCCCGAGTGGGTGGACGTGCTCGTCATTCTGACCGAGAACGAGGTGCGCCAACTGATCCCCTCCTTGAAGCGCGCCGGGGCGTGCGGCATCGTCGAGTTCCCGCTCAACAAGGTCATCGACTGA
- a CDS encoding sirohydrochlorin chelatase, with protein sequence MTSLLLIAHGSRRAEANADLEFVAAQLRARGHPDVQPSFLELAEPSIDGGGALCAGRGATVVVMLPYFLSPGKHVVEDLTAARDRLTAAFHGVRFVLAAPLGGHAGLIDILEERAASGLMIDDR encoded by the coding sequence ATGACATCGCTGCTGCTGATCGCGCACGGGAGCCGCCGGGCCGAGGCGAACGCCGACCTGGAGTTTGTCGCGGCGCAACTCCGCGCCCGCGGCCACCCGGACGTGCAGCCGTCGTTCCTGGAGCTGGCCGAGCCGTCGATCGACGGCGGCGGGGCGCTGTGCGCCGGCCGCGGCGCGACGGTGGTGGTGATGCTGCCGTACTTCCTGTCGCCGGGGAAGCACGTCGTCGAAGACCTGACGGCGGCGCGCGACCGGCTGACGGCGGCGTTCCACGGCGTGCGGTTCGTGCTCGCGGCGCCGCTCGGCGGGCACGCGGGGTTGATCGACATTTTGGAGGAGCGAGCGGCTTCGGGCTTGATGATTGATGATCGGTGA